A part of Methanohalobium evestigatum Z-7303 genomic DNA contains:
- a CDS encoding type IV pilin N-terminal domain-containing protein, whose protein sequence is MVAITVILAAVIGSFVFGMENPESAPQASIQGSAYSDSDGDDIVMISHQGGEEIDLHNNVRITMSGNDVNIGSDNVSKWFKAGDKLYIISNSSSYFLVNSTNLNAVNADSGIATDNNRPEVNIIDIPSQQPIANFNLRFQ, encoded by the coding sequence ATGGTAGCAATCACCGTCATCCTTGCAGCAGTAATAGGCTCATTCGTATTTGGAATGGAAAATCCTGAATCTGCACCGCAGGCGAGTATCCAAGGCAGTGCTTATTCTGACTCTGACGGTGACGACATAGTAATGATTAGTCACCAAGGAGGTGAAGAAATAGATTTACATAATAATGTCAGGATAACAATGAGTGGAAATGACGTCAATATTGGATCCGACAATGTTTCAAAATGGTTTAAAGCTGGTGATAAACTTTATATTATCTCCAACAGTAGCAGTTATTTCTTGGTTAACTCTACTAATTTAAATGCCGTTAATGCTGACTCTGGAATTGCCACCGATAACAACAGACCAGAAGTCAATATTATCGACATACCAAGTCAACAACCAATCGCCAACTTCAATTTAAGATTCCAATAA
- a CDS encoding GxxExxY protein — MVVKIKLSQTKTDRVFNNVSEFLENETYFRHGKHKTEKDYQQNLEGKLEVLTERHGYNIKYEAVPKNGKYRVDFVVENLVGIEMKFYQGGHKIEEQLCRQIINYSKYYPKMIGLVLNSTNKNDKDLKKEIEEIMDNLNVIGKKDYRIIVKSIGKSSQKKD, encoded by the coding sequence GTGGTAGTTAAAATCAAATTATCCCAGACGAAAACTGACAGGGTTTTTAACAACGTATCTGAATTTCTGGAAAATGAGACCTATTTTAGACACGGGAAACACAAAACAGAAAAAGATTACCAGCAAAACCTTGAGGGCAAACTTGAAGTTTTAACCGAAAGGCACGGTTATAATATCAAATATGAAGCAGTGCCTAAAAACGGTAAATACAGAGTGGATTTTGTTGTTGAAAACCTTGTTGGAATTGAGATGAAGTTCTATCAAGGTGGGCATAAAATAGAAGAACAGTTGTGCAGACAAATTATAAATTATTCAAAATATTATCCCAAAATGATTGGACTTGTCTTAAACAGCACCAATAAAAATGATAAGGATTTGAAAAAAGAAATTGAGGAGATAATGGACAATCTGAATGTTATCGGTAAAAAAGATTATCGAATCATCGTTAAAAGCATAGGTAAAAGTAGCCAGAAGAAAGATTAA
- a CDS encoding glycerophosphoryl diester phosphodiesterase membrane domain-containing protein, whose translation MDVEGLLKNTWYVFRDNFVAFVVGSIVAVIGSILIVTIAPLFYGLTYMALKGVKGVKVEINDVFEGFHHFAKSWIFAIITGVLLFIGYMAFVIPGVILSILLVYALPLLVIKDYNSIDAIRESISFSRENLADTLVIFVIGAFINFVGGAITFGFILSLPFATILYTKATKSLIKEHETYPETEVVGG comes from the coding sequence ATGGACGTTGAAGGGCTTTTAAAAAATACATGGTATGTATTCAGAGACAATTTTGTTGCGTTCGTAGTTGGTTCTATCGTAGCAGTCATAGGTTCTATATTAATTGTAACCATTGCGCCTCTGTTTTACGGTCTAACCTATATGGCTTTGAAAGGTGTAAAAGGTGTAAAAGTAGAAATCAATGACGTTTTTGAGGGTTTTCACCATTTTGCCAAAAGTTGGATTTTTGCGATAATTACAGGTGTACTACTATTTATAGGATATATGGCATTTGTAATCCCCGGTGTCATTTTGTCGATTTTACTGGTCTATGCTCTTCCACTTTTGGTTATTAAAGACTATAATAGTATAGATGCCATCAGAGAAAGCATCTCTTTTAGCCGGGAAAATCTTGCAGACACTCTGGTAATATTTGTCATCGGTGCGTTTATTAACTTTGTAGGTGGAGCAATAACATTCGGCTTTATATTATCACTTCCATTTGCCACAATATTGTACACAAAAGCGACAAAAAGTCTTATAAAAGAACATGAAACATATCCAGAAACAGAAGTTGTCGGCGGATAA
- a CDS encoding DUF7289 family protein gives MNLKFLKSSDAVSSVVGMVLILGITMISISAMMVYSYPTIYELEDDAKAQRVEQGLTVLDSRTSKVALGESPGQTTDISLMGGTINVNGETEDYNKSKMVVVSTDIDASWYDDFKKVRHQWGCWENYTDNDGFIKFNCSLGSIEYIKDGRKVAYEGGGVWSKYPEGNAIMISPPEFHYNGETLTLPLMKVNGDSSVSGKGKVSISMNSDNIPEVLYPNTTADKNRTNPLKSDKIFVYIKSKYYRAWADYASSQTYSSSLVDTENNTAIIELETIPPQGTSTLTDSFKVGALNTSKDEPMYDFSFDLVAEGSQKLNPSDFKIKASSGNKTLTYRLKKSGGTEVQIWVEYEDITVKPDYKEHWTGVDTFPNEKEVIVNFLNDSFVMEYTPPSSDGSNPDFSWNKSSDISIPPDVVINDGNTSFTLNDLSQHYLKLITRNGTITFDITWPGNSNPVDFDESSIVLGYDSMPGSITYLHVTKNELMADVY, from the coding sequence ATGAATTTAAAATTTTTAAAATCCAGTGACGCTGTATCCTCTGTAGTGGGGATGGTGCTTATTCTGGGGATTACCATGATTTCTATAAGTGCAATGATGGTTTACAGTTATCCCACTATTTATGAACTGGAGGATGATGCCAAAGCACAGCGTGTGGAACAGGGTTTAACGGTACTTGATTCAAGAACAAGTAAAGTAGCACTTGGAGAATCACCTGGACAGACAACTGACATATCCCTTATGGGCGGTACTATCAACGTAAATGGTGAAACTGAAGATTACAATAAAAGCAAAATGGTTGTTGTAAGTACTGATATAGATGCGAGCTGGTATGATGATTTTAAAAAAGTACGCCACCAATGGGGGTGCTGGGAAAATTATACTGATAATGATGGGTTTATAAAATTCAACTGTTCTCTTGGTTCAATTGAATACATAAAAGATGGCCGTAAAGTCGCCTATGAAGGAGGTGGTGTTTGGTCAAAGTATCCAGAGGGTAATGCTATAATGATATCACCACCTGAATTTCATTATAACGGAGAAACTCTGACACTTCCGCTCATGAAAGTTAATGGTGATTCATCTGTAAGTGGTAAAGGAAAAGTCAGTATATCTATGAATTCTGATAATATACCAGAGGTGTTATATCCCAACACCACAGCAGATAAAAACAGGACAAATCCACTGAAATCTGATAAAATTTTTGTATATATAAAAAGTAAGTATTACAGGGCATGGGCGGATTATGCCAGTTCACAGACATACAGCAGTTCATTAGTAGATACAGAAAATAATACAGCAATAATTGAACTTGAAACGATACCTCCACAGGGGACATCAACGTTAACTGACTCTTTTAAAGTGGGTGCACTAAATACTTCTAAGGATGAACCTATGTATGATTTTTCATTTGACCTTGTGGCAGAGGGTTCACAGAAACTAAACCCCTCCGATTTTAAAATTAAAGCAAGCTCAGGCAATAAAACTCTGACTTATAGATTAAAGAAAAGCGGAGGAACAGAAGTACAAATTTGGGTTGAATATGAGGATATAACTGTTAAACCAGATTATAAAGAGCATTGGACGGGTGTAGATACTTTTCCCAATGAAAAAGAGGTTATTGTCAACTTTTTAAATGATTCCTTTGTAATGGAATACACACCACCCAGTAGTGATGGTTCAAATCCTGATTTTTCATGGAATAAATCCAGTGATATAAGTATACCTCCAGATGTAGTTATTAATGATGGAAATACATCTTTTACACTTAATGACCTTTCACAGCATTATTTGAAATTAATAACAAGGAATGGAACGATAACCTTTGATATTACATGGCCTGGAAATTCAAATCCAGTTGATTTTGATGAATCATCAATCGTTCTTGGATACGACAGTATGCCGGGTTCTATCACCTATCTTCATGTGACTAAAAATGAACTAATGGCGGATGTTTATTAA
- a CDS encoding DUF7289 family protein, which translates to MTLKTLKTSDHAVSEVVDFVILLGVMLLAVSVIGVAGFPLLDHMQEVEHTENIKQSYTVLAANINEIVFGNAPSQSIELQMRGGSLSITGNSLMNITLKRWNSTSNSYEYQVFERQMRIIENRFEGTSICYENTGTWAKYPTGESIAITQPRFSFNKDVLVMPVTLVSGSSSQSGQGIVRVVSDGGHSNVYSYQNVSEVDVRITSKYYEGWGTYFDDTMNMDVAVYDVNNTINAHKNYSDNIDVHIVYSPMSATIE; encoded by the coding sequence ATGACATTAAAAACATTAAAAACGTCTGACCATGCAGTATCTGAGGTTGTTGATTTTGTTATTCTGCTTGGGGTGATGTTGCTGGCAGTTTCTGTTATCGGTGTGGCCGGGTTTCCTCTCCTTGACCATATGCAGGAAGTAGAACATACAGAAAACATCAAACAGAGCTATACTGTACTTGCAGCAAATATTAATGAAATTGTTTTTGGAAATGCTCCTTCACAGTCTATTGAGCTTCAAATGAGGGGTGGTTCTCTTTCTATTACTGGAAATAGTTTAATGAATATAACCTTAAAGAGATGGAACTCGACCTCTAATTCCTACGAGTATCAGGTTTTTGAAAGGCAAATGCGAATAATCGAGAATAGATTTGAAGGTACTTCTATATGTTATGAAAATACTGGTACATGGGCAAAATATCCTACCGGTGAATCGATAGCTATTACACAGCCGCGTTTTTCATTTAACAAAGATGTACTGGTGATGCCTGTAACACTTGTTTCGGGGTCATCAAGTCAATCTGGTCAGGGAATTGTTCGGGTGGTGTCTGATGGAGGACATTCCAATGTTTATAGTTATCAGAATGTATCAGAAGTTGATGTTAGGATTACAAGCAAGTATTACGAAGGATGGGGTACATATTTTGATGACACGATGAATATGGATGTAGCAGTATATGATGTCAATAATACAATAAATGCTCATAAAAACTATTCAGATAATATAGATGTTCACATTGTCTATTCACCAATGAGTGCTACTATCGAATAA